Proteins encoded by one window of Methanobacterium sp. CWC-01:
- the galU gene encoding UTP--glucose-1-phosphate uridylyltransferase GalU has protein sequence MKAVIPAAGLGTRFLPATKAQPKEMLPVFNKPTIQYVVEEAVASGIDDILIITGKGKRSIEDHFDRSFELEFFLKSCGKIDYLVEIEAISDMADIYYVRQKEQKGLGDAILCAQKHVDGDPFAVLLGDTITQHSTPCTKNLIDVYEKYNASAIAIEKVPKDKIERYGIIKGQKVEESVYRIEDMVEKPSLNEAPSDLAITGRYILQPEIFDYLEEVPPGVGGEIQLTDAMRLLDSIYGHVFPGRIYDIGTTLEWLKSSLDMALEDPEVGEEMREYLKQIIK, from the coding sequence ATGAAAGCTGTAATACCTGCTGCAGGGCTCGGGACCAGATTTTTGCCGGCTACTAAGGCCCAGCCAAAAGAAATGTTACCGGTGTTTAATAAACCCACCATTCAGTATGTGGTGGAGGAAGCAGTGGCTTCAGGAATTGATGATATACTGATCATAACCGGTAAGGGAAAGCGTTCCATTGAGGATCACTTTGATCGTTCCTTCGAACTGGAGTTCTTCCTTAAATCCTGTGGTAAAATAGATTATCTGGTTGAAATAGAGGCCATATCTGACATGGCCGATATATACTATGTTCGTCAGAAAGAACAGAAAGGTCTGGGGGATGCTATACTCTGTGCCCAGAAACACGTGGATGGAGATCCCTTCGCCGTCCTTTTAGGCGATACCATAACCCAGCACAGCACTCCCTGTACTAAAAACCTTATTGATGTTTACGAAAAATATAATGCATCAGCTATTGCCATTGAAAAGGTTCCCAAGGACAAGATCGAGAGATATGGGATTATTAAGGGCCAGAAAGTAGAAGAATCAGTATATCGCATCGAGGATATGGTGGAAAAGCCATCTTTAAATGAGGCTCCCTCTGATCTGGCCATTACTGGCAGGTACATACTGCAACCGGAAATATTCGATTATCTGGAGGAGGTGCCACCGGGAGTTGGCGGAGAGATTCAGCTAACCGATGCCATGCGTCTTTTGGATTCTATTTATGGCCACGTATTCCCTGGTCGTATCTATGACATCGGAACCACTCTGGAGTGGCTTAAAAGCTCTCTGGACATGGCTCTGGAGGATCCGGAAGTGGGGGAAGAGATGAGAGAGTATTTAAAGCAAATAATTAAATAA
- a CDS encoding PAS domain S-box protein, with product MKKRKCWNLMIYCGDRKPETTVNGHSDQKIYEEKVNEEFFDSGERFSGERFSDIIKFLPDATFVINSAGDVIAWNQAMEDLTEVKSENILGKGDYEYAIPFYGQRRPLLIDQVFLSDSSVAGRYVHYQHRDESITAEVFIPNLRDKPTYLWGKAAPLYNRKGKVVGAIESIRDITDKKDAEEEIKRYQNHLEELVERRTSQLEETNERLRIEIKQREQVQKKLKYSREKYRSIFQHAGIGIFQSTPEGRFFNVNLTFAQMFGYQSPEEMINDVHQIGHQIYTEPGRRREILDIIQDSQGVVKFENEFIKKNGENWVADLNLRVVRDDKGDPIYFEGFVEDITQRRRMEEALRKSESKYRTIFENTGTATVLIEEDTSLSLVNTEFVRLTGFSLEEVEGKSWIEFVTEEDRERMMKYHLRRTMDKSAPKNYEFSFIRKDGTLGDAYLTIESIPGTSQRIASIIDITDRKKSEEELRNLNQKLKESNVALEQFASTASHDLQEPIRMIISFLQLLERRYKDKLDPEAHEFIEFASDGAIRMQKMIRDLLTYSRLTTREKDLAEVDCQRILDQVLMNLKVAVDEGGIKITYDPLPVLIADYSQLLQLFQNLISNAIKYHCRDNPQIHISAQKKDKGWLFIVEDNGIGIDPKYADHIFMIFQRLHRTEYPGTGMGLAICKKVVERHGGRIWMHSKPGRGSKFYFTIPEIKVISNSKIQSKF from the coding sequence GTGAAAAAAAGGAAATGCTGGAATTTGATGATCTATTGTGGTGACAGGAAACCTGAAACAACAGTTAATGGTCATTCTGACCAAAAAATTTATGAAGAAAAAGTTAATGAAGAATTCTTTGATTCGGGGGAACGTTTTTCAGGGGAACGTTTTTCAGATATCATAAAATTTCTTCCCGATGCTACTTTTGTTATTAATTCTGCCGGTGATGTTATTGCCTGGAATCAGGCCATGGAAGACTTAACCGAGGTTAAGTCAGAAAATATACTTGGTAAAGGTGATTACGAATATGCTATACCATTTTACGGTCAGAGGAGGCCCCTTTTAATTGATCAGGTATTTTTATCCGACTCCTCGGTAGCAGGGAGATATGTTCACTACCAGCATAGAGATGAATCCATCACCGCCGAAGTTTTCATTCCTAACCTTAGAGACAAGCCTACTTATCTATGGGGCAAAGCCGCTCCACTTTATAACAGAAAAGGAAAAGTTGTAGGCGCCATTGAATCTATTCGAGACATCACTGATAAAAAGGATGCCGAAGAAGAAATTAAAAGATATCAAAATCATCTGGAGGAACTGGTGGAAAGACGTACCTCTCAATTGGAAGAAACCAATGAAAGGCTTAGAATAGAAATAAAACAAAGGGAACAGGTTCAAAAAAAATTAAAATATTCCCGGGAGAAGTATCGTAGTATATTCCAGCACGCCGGAATAGGAATATTCCAGTCTACCCCGGAAGGAAGATTCTTCAATGTAAATTTAACCTTCGCCCAAATGTTTGGATACCAGTCACCAGAAGAAATGATAAATGATGTTCATCAAATTGGTCATCAGATCTACACAGAACCCGGGCGTCGCAGGGAAATACTGGATATCATCCAGGATAGTCAGGGTGTTGTAAAATTCGAGAATGAATTCATCAAGAAAAATGGGGAAAATTGGGTTGCTGATCTTAACTTAAGAGTAGTTCGTGATGATAAGGGAGATCCGATTTATTTTGAAGGATTTGTAGAGGATATCACTCAACGACGACGTATGGAAGAAGCTTTGCGTAAATCTGAATCTAAATATAGGACTATATTTGAAAATACTGGAACTGCAACAGTACTTATCGAAGAGGATACTTCCTTATCCCTCGTAAATACCGAATTCGTGAGGCTAACTGGTTTCTCCCTGGAGGAGGTTGAGGGAAAAAGCTGGATAGAATTTGTTACGGAAGAAGACAGGGAAAGGATGATGAAATATCATCTAAGACGAACTATGGACAAATCAGCCCCGAAAAACTACGAATTCAGTTTTATAAGGAAAGATGGAACTTTAGGTGATGCATACTTAACTATAGAAAGTATACCGGGAACTTCTCAAAGAATAGCATCTATTATAGATATCACGGATCGTAAAAAGTCTGAAGAAGAGCTGCGCAACCTCAATCAAAAATTAAAAGAATCCAACGTTGCCCTGGAACAATTCGCCTCTACTGCTTCTCATGACCTGCAGGAACCTATACGTATGATAATTAGCTTTTTACAACTTTTAGAACGACGTTATAAAGACAAGTTAGATCCTGAGGCTCATGAATTCATCGAATTCGCATCTGATGGGGCTATTAGGATGCAAAAGATGATTAGGGATCTTTTAACCTATTCCCGACTCACCACCCGGGAGAAGGATTTGGCGGAGGTTGATTGCCAGAGAATCCTGGATCAGGTTTTAATGAATTTGAAGGTGGCAGTGGATGAAGGTGGAATAAAGATCACCTATGATCCTCTACCAGTACTCATTGCCGATTATTCTCAGTTATTACAACTTTTCCAGAATCTTATAAGTAATGCCATTAAGTATCATTGCCGGGATAACCCCCAAATCCACATTTCAGCCCAAAAAAAAGATAAAGGATGGCTTTTTATCGTGGAAGATAATGGTATTGGGATAGATCCCAAATATGCAGATCATATCTTCATGATCTTCCAGAGACTGCATCGGACTGAGTATCCTGGTACGGGGATGGGACTGGCTATTTGCAAGAAAGTTGTGGAAAGACACGGTGGACGTATATGGATGCATTCTAAACCAGGAAGAGGTTCTAAATTTTATTTCACTATTCCAGAAATTAAGGTCATAAGTAATTCCAAGATTCAATCCAAATTCTGA
- a CDS encoding CBS domain-containing protein, with product MKIEDAMQKEVIKFNPEDRIVEVAQSLRDNKISGAPIVNKEGLLVGIISEGDIMRLLEVHSPRINLILPAPLDLIELPVRMKYELDEIAEDMNKAASVLIGEIMTTKVITIGPEADLSDAAQLMDTHNINRLPVVDENGKIMGLVTRGDIIAAMVR from the coding sequence ATGAAAATAGAAGATGCCATGCAGAAAGAGGTAATCAAATTCAACCCGGAGGATAGAATCGTGGAAGTAGCACAGAGCCTGCGGGATAATAAGATCAGTGGAGCACCCATAGTGAATAAAGAGGGCCTTCTCGTAGGAATAATAAGTGAAGGTGATATCATGCGACTTTTGGAGGTACACTCCCCCCGCATCAACCTGATTCTTCCTGCTCCCCTGGATCTCATCGAATTACCAGTGCGTATGAAATATGAGTTGGATGAAATCGCTGAAGACATGAACAAGGCTGCATCGGTGCTTATTGGGGAGATAATGACCACCAAGGTAATAACCATCGGTCCTGAAGCGGATTTATCTGATGCCGCCCAACTAATGGATACTCATAATATTAACCGACTGCCGGTAGTGGATGAAAATGGTAAAATAATGGGCCTGGTGACCCGGGGCGACATCATAGCCGCCATGGTGAGATGA
- the galE gene encoding UDP-glucose 4-epimerase GalE: MILVTGGAGYIGSHVNKELNKQGYETVVLDNLSYGHDDFVKWGTLERVDLSNTREIRRVFQDYAFEAVLHFAAFTYVGESVENPQKYYLNNLRNTLNLLEVMLEFEVKKLVFSSTCATYGDPIEIPITEEHPQTPINPYGRGKLMMEQILRDYSQAYGLRYASLRYFNAAGADPDGEVGEMHNPETHLIPLILDAALGKREAIKIFGTDYPTEDGTCIRDYIHVTDLADAHIKALKYLENRGESDVFNLGNGNGFSVREVIEEARKVTGREIKAIETDRRPGDPPILVGSSEKAREILKWQPRFYDLSQIISTAWKWHENLKKRDKGT; this comes from the coding sequence TGGCTCCCACGTCAACAAAGAGTTAAATAAACAGGGATACGAAACTGTTGTTCTTGATAATTTAAGCTATGGTCATGATGATTTTGTGAAATGGGGAACCCTGGAACGTGTGGATCTCTCCAACACCCGTGAAATCAGGAGAGTATTCCAGGATTACGCTTTTGAGGCAGTTCTGCACTTCGCAGCCTTTACCTACGTTGGTGAATCGGTAGAAAACCCTCAGAAATATTATTTAAACAACTTGAGAAACACCTTAAATTTGCTGGAAGTAATGCTGGAGTTTGAAGTTAAAAAATTGGTCTTCTCATCTACCTGTGCCACCTACGGTGATCCTATTGAGATCCCCATCACCGAAGAACACCCCCAAACCCCCATCAATCCCTATGGCAGGGGGAAACTTATGATGGAACAAATACTCAGAGATTACAGCCAGGCTTACGGTCTGAGATACGCTTCACTCCGGTATTTTAATGCAGCTGGAGCAGATCCGGATGGGGAAGTTGGAGAAATGCATAACCCGGAAACTCACCTCATACCGCTCATACTGGACGCTGCCCTAGGTAAAAGGGAGGCTATAAAGATCTTCGGCACGGATTATCCCACAGAGGATGGTACCTGCATCAGGGATTACATTCACGTAACTGATCTGGCAGATGCCCATATAAAGGCCCTGAAATATCTTGAAAACAGGGGTGAGAGTGACGTTTTCAACCTGGGAAATGGAAACGGATTTTCAGTCAGGGAAGTAATAGAAGAAGCCAGAAAAGTGACCGGAAGAGAAATTAAGGCCATTGAAACTGATAGAAGACCTGGTGATCCTCCGATTCTGGTTGGAAGCTCAGAGAAAGCCCGTGAAATCCTGAAATGGCAACCCAGATTCTATGATCTAAGTCAAATTATCAGTACAGCCTGGAAATGGCATGAAAACTTAAAAAAAAGGGATAAAGGGACCTAA
- a CDS encoding DUF371 domain-containing protein, whose product MEFTFKAQGHPNITSQHRSTFEVTRDQEIGKTADCIIGVSAGSVMKDIPSQMKMALKQENTVIKLILTTENDQDEISGYGHPLLTLDHPTDMVCRTSDYTCSRTLMIRADKAACDLNSILIQDLKEGKVLEVKIIIDEAKIEP is encoded by the coding sequence ATGGAATTCACCTTCAAAGCACAGGGACATCCCAATATCACATCTCAGCACCGATCCACATTCGAGGTAACCAGGGATCAGGAAATAGGGAAAACAGCGGATTGCATTATTGGTGTTTCAGCCGGCTCGGTAATGAAGGATATCCCTTCTCAGATGAAAATGGCCTTAAAGCAGGAAAATACGGTTATAAAATTAATTTTAACGACGGAAAATGATCAGGACGAAATATCCGGATACGGACACCCCCTTCTAACTCTGGATCATCCCACTGACATGGTATGCCGCACCAGTGACTATACTTGTAGTCGCACCCTCATGATCAGGGCGGATAAGGCTGCATGTGATCTTAACTCCATTTTAATCCAAGATCTGAAGGAAGGCAAAGTGCTGGAAGTCAAGATCATAATCGATGAAGCCAAGATAGAGCCCTAG
- a CDS encoding DUF167 family protein: MEAVRIAGDDLLVDIEVTTRSHHFALAGYNAWRKTLEVKIKSPPLKGKANKEIIKEFSNLTGRPVELVSGLKSQQKTIRIRGMSKKDFIQLWPEF, encoded by the coding sequence ATGGAGGCGGTGCGGATAGCTGGAGATGATTTATTGGTGGATATTGAAGTGACAACCCGTTCCCACCACTTCGCCCTGGCTGGTTATAATGCCTGGAGAAAAACCCTGGAAGTGAAAATAAAATCACCCCCACTCAAGGGAAAGGCCAATAAGGAGATCATTAAAGAATTTTCCAATTTAACTGGCCGTCCGGTAGAGTTGGTATCAGGACTGAAGAGTCAACAAAAGACCATAAGGATTAGAGGAATGTCAAAAAAGGATTTCATACAATTGTGGCCCGAATTTTGA
- a CDS encoding U32 family peptidase gives MRGDNIVELLVPARDFSALSAAINNGADAVYVGLVGHNMRAHSGGFSLEDLRKAVGRCHEAGVKLYLCTNTIMRDNDLEDLRGKLPEISSSGVDALIASDLGILNLARQGDLDVHMSVQANVSNIESLKLLKELGVKRVILSRELSLLEIKEIVQKSPLEVEVFVHGAMCLAISGRCFLSSHLYQKSANCGECLQPCRREWKLTSHDSEELLIEKNFPENPKTGSNILTGHILSPKDLCMVGHIPELMDAGISSFKIEGRARPAEYVATVTRVYREAMDRNLSGHWKFEDKWLKDLRKVFNRGFDTGFYFKIPHQISSSNQATYLKKDVGEVVNYYQKAQAAEIRLWDSLQEGDEVIIQGPTTGSVVQKVGSLEIHGKRIQKAGKGDNVGLMVETRVRPRDLIYKLHEKV, from the coding sequence ATGAGAGGTGATAATATCGTAGAATTACTGGTGCCAGCGCGTGATTTTTCGGCCCTAAGTGCTGCTATTAATAATGGGGCTGATGCCGTGTATGTGGGCCTGGTAGGACACAATATGCGAGCCCACTCCGGGGGCTTCTCCCTGGAGGATTTGAGAAAGGCAGTAGGGCGCTGTCATGAAGCTGGTGTTAAGTTATACCTGTGCACCAACACCATTATGCGGGATAATGATTTGGAGGATTTGAGGGGGAAGCTGCCAGAAATTAGTTCTTCAGGAGTGGATGCGTTAATTGCATCTGATCTGGGTATTCTAAACCTGGCTCGACAAGGAGACCTGGATGTGCATATGAGTGTTCAGGCCAATGTGTCCAACATTGAATCTTTAAAGCTGCTGAAAGAACTGGGGGTAAAAAGAGTGATCCTCTCCCGGGAACTATCCCTCCTGGAGATAAAAGAAATTGTACAGAAGAGTCCCCTGGAGGTGGAAGTTTTTGTGCATGGAGCCATGTGCCTGGCCATATCCGGAAGATGTTTCTTAAGTTCACATCTGTACCAGAAAAGTGCTAACTGTGGAGAGTGCCTGCAGCCCTGCCGCAGGGAATGGAAACTCACTTCTCACGATTCAGAAGAACTTCTTATAGAAAAAAATTTTCCAGAAAACCCAAAAACGGGTTCAAACATTTTAACTGGACATATACTAAGTCCCAAGGACCTCTGCATGGTGGGGCACATACCGGAACTCATGGATGCTGGAATATCCTCTTTTAAAATTGAGGGACGGGCCAGACCCGCTGAATACGTGGCCACGGTCACCAGGGTGTACCGGGAGGCCATGGACCGTAATCTAAGTGGACACTGGAAATTCGAAGATAAATGGTTGAAAGACCTTAGAAAGGTGTTTAACCGGGGATTTGACACTGGATTTTATTTTAAAATCCCCCACCAGATCAGCAGTTCTAACCAGGCCACATATCTTAAAAAAGATGTCGGTGAAGTGGTTAATTACTACCAAAAGGCACAGGCTGCAGAGATAAGATTATGGGATAGTCTCCAAGAAGGAGATGAGGTGATAATTCAAGGCCCAACCACGGGATCAGTAGTCCAAAAGGTAGGATCCTTAGAAATCCACGGAAAAAGAATTCAAAAGGCGGGGAAAGGAGATAATGTCGGATTAATGGTTGAAACCAGGGTGCGTCCTCGGGATCTGATATACAAACTTCATGAAAAAGTATAA
- the cfbC gene encoding Ni-sirohydrochlorin a,c-diamide reductive cyclase ATP-dependent reductase subunit, with the protein MKKARGIAIYGKGGIGKSTVVSNLAAAYSQNEKVMVIGCDPKADTTRTLVGRRIPTILDTMRENKNASGGDVLFTGYGNVICVESGGPEPGVGCAGRGVIVAMSLLERIGVFEDDLGIIIYDVLGDVVCGGFAVPLREEYAKEVYIVTSGEYMALYAANNISKGIKKLKGRLGGIICNCRGIEREQEMVREFAEKIGSQVVGVIPRSDLVQKSEINAQTVVERFPESEQAQTYSQLAASILSNQKFVVPEPMDVEEFEKFFHQFN; encoded by the coding sequence ATGAAAAAGGCCCGGGGTATTGCCATTTACGGTAAGGGTGGTATAGGAAAATCTACAGTGGTCTCTAATCTGGCCGCAGCCTACTCCCAGAATGAAAAGGTCATGGTTATAGGCTGTGATCCCAAGGCGGATACTACTCGCACTCTGGTGGGAAGACGGATCCCCACCATCCTGGATACCATGCGTGAGAATAAAAACGCCTCCGGTGGAGATGTTTTATTCACTGGTTATGGTAATGTCATCTGTGTGGAGAGCGGAGGGCCGGAACCAGGGGTAGGTTGTGCTGGCCGGGGAGTAATTGTGGCCATGAGTCTCCTGGAGAGAATAGGAGTATTCGAGGATGATCTGGGAATAATAATCTACGATGTCCTTGGTGATGTGGTTTGTGGTGGATTTGCAGTTCCACTCCGGGAGGAGTATGCCAAAGAGGTGTACATAGTAACTTCCGGGGAATACATGGCTCTTTACGCTGCTAACAATATATCAAAAGGTATAAAGAAGCTTAAAGGCCGTCTTGGTGGTATAATTTGTAATTGCCGGGGAATAGAACGAGAACAAGAGATGGTAAGAGAATTTGCGGAGAAAATAGGTTCCCAAGTGGTAGGAGTTATACCCCGTAGCGATCTGGTTCAAAAGAGTGAAATCAATGCCCAAACGGTGGTGGAGAGGTTTCCAGAATCAGAACAGGCCCAAACTTATAGTCAACTGGCAGCTTCCATTTTGAGTAACCAGAAATTCGTGGTACCGGAGCCCATGGATGTGGAGGAGTTCGAAAAATTCTTTCACCAGTTTAATTAA
- a CDS encoding GIY-YIG nuclease family protein: protein MTTSPPLTGVYCLIITLKEKSPIQIGKKGKIIFEDGCYVYVGSALNSLLPRIKRHLRQEKKLHWHIDYLLQNGNSEIVEVKYALTTERLECQVANEISNRGWGIEKFGSSDCKCHSHLFFFNDCLEAVEACKRAFSVLGQEQQTIKDLKKSR from the coding sequence ATGACAACCAGCCCACCCTTAACCGGCGTATATTGCCTTATCATAACTCTGAAAGAGAAATCTCCCATTCAGATTGGGAAGAAAGGAAAAATCATCTTTGAAGACGGCTGTTACGTGTATGTAGGCTCTGCCCTGAATTCCCTCCTGCCCCGTATAAAGCGACATTTAAGGCAGGAGAAGAAATTACACTGGCATATAGACTATTTACTTCAAAATGGAAATTCAGAAATAGTCGAGGTAAAATATGCACTTACCACTGAGCGTCTGGAATGTCAGGTGGCCAATGAAATTTCCAATAGGGGATGGGGTATAGAGAAATTTGGTTCATCAGACTGCAAGTGTCACTCCCATCTTTTCTTTTTTAATGACTGCTTAGAAGCAGTTGAAGCCTGTAAACGTGCCTTCAGTGTATTGGGACAGGAACAGCAAACCATTAAAGATTTGAAAAAATCTAGATAA